Proteins from one Mastacembelus armatus chromosome 16, fMasArm1.2, whole genome shotgun sequence genomic window:
- the bola1 gene encoding bolA-like protein 1: MLPSVLRCAWPTSSSFALTRPLAHFTPHMDPNTSWPIERAIRTKLTSTLKPDHLEVHNESHMHAVPPGSESHFRVLVVSSQFEGLPLIQRHRLVNEALKEELSSCVHALAIQAKTPDQWRSNPTLAKSPPCMGGSKGDHTVVKKLKAGRE, encoded by the coding sequence ATGCTGCCCAGTGTCCTCCGTTGTGCTTGGCCTACTTCCAGCAGTTTTGCCTTAACTCGACCTCTGGCCCATTTCACACCGCACATGGACCCAAACACCAGCTGGCCCATTGAGAGGGCTATCAGAACCAAACTGACCAGCACGCTGAAGCCGGATCACTTAGAGGTCCATAATGAAAGCCACATGCATGCTGTGCCCCCTGGATCTGAATCCCATTTCCGTGTCCTGGTTGTCAGCTCCCAGTTTGAGGGTCTGCCATTGATACAGCGCCACCGTCTGGTTAATGAAGCATTGAAAGAGGAGTTGAGCAGCTGTGTTCATGCACTGGCGATCCAGGCAAAAACTCCTGATCAGTGGAGGAGTAACCCCACCCTGGCTAAGAGTCCACCATGTATGGGAGGTTCAAAGGGAGACCACACAGTGGTGAAGAAACTGAAGGCTGGACGAGAGTGA